TAATATTCAGAATTAAATTCATAAAATATCCCTATCAATCCAATGCATTTATTAAATCTCTATATTCAAGAATTGCGTTCGCATAATTTAGCTTATCTCTTACAAATTGCAAATCGCTCTTTTTGTAAGAAACTTCAATGTCATTTAATTTTAAAAGATCTATTCCACCTGAATTAAACGCATCAAACGCCATCTGATAATTTCTCCTAGATAACTCTAAATTCATCTTTGAAGCATCTAGGATAGCTTTATATCTTCTCACATCTTTACGTTTGTGTACAACGCTAGATTTAAATTTACGAATCTCATTTGAAACTTGATTTTTCAACATTTCTAATTGATAATCCTTATCCCATATATTTGTAAAATTTCCTGAAAATGGCAACATCCCTGTTAAATTATATTTTAACCCCAATGAAGCAGAAAATCCATCTTTCAAAAAACCACCTGAATTGCCATTAAAGGGAATAGTAGCAGAATAAGAGATCCCAAAAGAAAAACTCGGTAAGAAAGTATCTAACCAAATGGAATCAAGGGATTTTTGAATGCTACTAGAAGAATTATTTAATAATCTAATATCTGGCAATTCATTCACATCTATGACTTCACTAAGTAACGAAAAATCTAGTATCTCGTCTGACAATTCCCCTACAGTCTCAAAATCTTGCAAAACATCCAACCCTATTAGTAATTTAAATGTTTCTTTCAATTTTTCAAAATTAATAATTTGCTCATCTAAAGCAGGTTGAGACTTATCATACCTAAGCTTAGCATCAAGATAATCTAATTCAGACAAAAGACCGTTATTGTATGCAATTCTGGCTTGATCAAATTTGAGCTTGCTATTCTTAAGCTGACTTTCTAAAACTTCCAAAGTGATTTTTAAAGCTATCAACTCGTTATACATTTTAAGAACACTCAATCTAATACTCTTAACAGCCTTTTCTTTGTCTATTTTAGCCCTTTCATAATCAAGAATAGTCAATTGAAGCCTTTTGAAAGCAGAAGGAATTAACCCAAGATCAGCAGCGACTCCAAGTCCCACTCCCCAACGTTCCTTCTCCTCTGCATTAGTAACAGAAGAACCTGCCCTTGAAAGTCCCGCATTAACGCCTAAATTTGGTACGAAAAAATTCCAAGAGTTATCTTTATATAATTTTTTAATCTTTTCTCTATACTCGGCATTCCTAGCATCTAAACTATTCTCTAAAGCCATACGAACAGCATCTTCAGGAGTTATTTGAATGGATTCTGCATAAGACGAAAACACCAAAACAAAAATCAACATTAATTTTTTAATACTCTCCTCCAAGACGCAAAGTCATACCTAATCTGTATTAATTACAACCCCAAGGCTTTTATTGCCATGGATCAATCATAACATAGTATAATCTCAAACATGAATACCTTAAAAAAATTATTTCTAACACTCAACCTAATAGCCATCTTATTGGTTTTAGCTTACCAAAAAACTTTTTCCAAGATTATTGGGTTTCATTGCATATACGTGCATAGTTGTTCACATTATGCATTAGGATGTTTAAGAAAACATAATATTGTAATAGCATTGATTCTAATCATATTAAGACTACTGAGATGTAATTCATTATTTAAAGGAGGAATCGAATCACTACCAACCGAAAAACCAATATTAAATTCATTAAGAGAATTCAAAAAGAGATTAATCAAATAAATTTTTATATCTTTCCGGCACCCAATTCTTAACAACTTCCCTATTGTTATCGACAAATTCAATGGCGTTTCTATATTCTCTCCCAGGCTCCCTATAGTTCTTATCCATTAAAGGCAACGCCAAGCTATCATCCCAATAAAAGTTGTCAAATAAATAAAAT
This is a stretch of genomic DNA from Borrelia sp. P9F1. It encodes these proteins:
- the yidD gene encoding membrane protein insertion efficiency factor YidD, with product MNTLKKLFLTLNLIAILLVLAYQKTFSKIIGFHCIYVHSCSHYALGCLRKHNIVIALILIILRLLRCNSLFKGGIESLPTEKPILNSLREFKKRLIK
- a CDS encoding TolC family protein, producing MLIFVLVFSSYAESIQITPEDAVRMALENSLDARNAEYREKIKKLYKDNSWNFFVPNLGVNAGLSRAGSSVTNAEEKERWGVGLGVAADLGLIPSAFKRLQLTILDYERAKIDKEKAVKSIRLSVLKMYNELIALKITLEVLESQLKNSKLKFDQARIAYNNGLLSELDYLDAKLRYDKSQPALDEQIINFEKLKETFKLLIGLDVLQDFETVGELSDEILDFSLLSEVIDVNELPDIRLLNNSSSSIQKSLDSIWLDTFLPSFSFGISYSATIPFNGNSGGFLKDGFSASLGLKYNLTGMLPFSGNFTNIWDKDYQLEMLKNQVSNEIRKFKSSVVHKRKDVRRYKAILDASKMNLELSRRNYQMAFDAFNSGGIDLLKLNDIEVSYKKSDLQFVRDKLNYANAILEYRDLINALD